A window of Gemmatimonadota bacterium contains these coding sequences:
- a CDS encoding DUF4386 family protein, with the protein MFTRLRLRAAPRRRDPAYARCKNLVANEYLWRLGIVSGYSCYVAFLLLPLELYRVLHQVNPRAAVVMVALAAVSAPIAFLNQVHLLDVLTLIGNASLTPEAMAAGVSAHLSTYQNGQLMAQIFWELWPYCSATWFIVQFLPKCSACC; encoded by the coding sequence TTGTTCACTCGGCTTCGTCTTCGCGCGGCTCCTCGTCGACGTGACCCGGCATATGCACGGTGCAAAAACCTGGTGGCGAACGAATACCTCTGGCGGCTGGGGATCGTCTCCGGATACTCCTGCTACGTCGCCTTCCTGCTGCTGCCGCTGGAACTCTACCGCGTGCTGCATCAGGTGAATCCGCGTGCCGCGGTCGTGATGGTGGCACTGGCGGCAGTCAGCGCACCGATTGCATTCCTGAACCAGGTGCACCTGCTCGACGTGCTCACGCTGATCGGCAACGCCTCGCTCACGCCGGAAGCGATGGCGGCCGGAGTGTCGGCGCATCTCTCGACCTACCAGAATGGTCAGCTGATGGCGCAGATCTTCTGGGAGCTGTGGCCCTACTGTTCGGCTACCTGGTTCATCGTTCAGTTTCTCCCGAAGTGCTCGGCGTGC